In Clavibacter californiensis, the sequence GCGAGCTTCTCCAGGTTCACGACCTGGTACTCGACGCGGAACGGGTTCTTGAACCCGCGGAGCTTCGGGGTGCGCATGTGCAGCGGCATCTGCCCACCCTCGAAGCCGACGCGGACCGTGTAGCGGGCCTTCGTGCCCTTGGTGCCACGACCCGCGGTCTTGCCCTTCGAGCCCTCACCGCGGCCGACACGCTGGCGTGCCTTCTTGGCCCCGGCGGCGGGACGGAGGTGGTGGACCTTGAGGACCTGCTCGCGCTTGACCGTCTCCGTCGAGCCGACCGTGGTCGTCTCGGCCGAAGCAGCCGCAGCGGCGGCGGGCGCCTTCGCGGTCTTCTTGGGTGCGGCCTTGGTCGCCTTCACGGGCGCCTCGGCCGACTCGTTCTTCTCAGCCATCAGTCGATCTCCTCCACCTTCACCAGGTGCGCCACGGTGTTCACGTACCCGCGGTTCTGGGCGTTGTCCTCACGGACCACCACGGCACCGATGCGACGGAGCCCGAGGCTCCGCAGGGTGTCGCGCTGGTTCTGCTTCTCGCTGATCTTGGACTTGATCTGCGTCACTCGGAGCTGAGCCATCAGACACCTGCCTTCGCGTCGGCCTCGGCACGCTGGGCGCGGAGGATGCGGGCCGGGACGACCTGCTCCAGCTCGAGCCCACGACGGGCTGCGACGGCGCGCGGCTCCTCGAGCTGCTTGAGCGCCTCGACCGTGGCGTGCACGATGTTGATCGTGTTCGACGATCCGAGCGACTTGCTCAGCACGTCGTGGATGCCGGCGCACTCGAGCACCGCGCGGACGGGGCCACCGGCGATGACGCCGGTACCCGCGGACGCGGGGCGCAGGAGGACGACTCCCGCGGATGCCTCACCCTGCACGGCGTGCGGGATGGTCAGGCCGATGCGGGGGACGCGGAAGAAGTTCTTCTTCGCCTCCTCGACGCCCTTGGAGATGGCGGTCGGGACCTCGCGGGCCTTGCCGTAGCCGACGCCGACCAGTCCGTTGCCGTCTCCGACGATCACGAGCGCGGTGAAGCTGAAGCGACGACCGCCCTTGACGACCTTGGACACGCGGTTGATGGTGACGACGCGCTCCAGGAACTGGCTCTTGTCGGCATCACGGCCACCGCGGCTGTCGCGGCCGCCCTGGTTGCGATCGCGTCCGCCACGACGGCCCTCACGGCCCTCGTTCTGCGCGGGTGCGGTGGACGCCGCGGTCTCGACGGGCGTCTCCGCCACTGCCACGACCTCGGGCTCCTTGTTGTTGTTCTCGGCTGCGCTCACAGGCTCAGACCACCCTCTCGAGCTCCTTCGGCGATGGCCGCGACGCGTCCTGCGTAGCGGTTGCCACCACGATCGAATACGACGCTCTCCACGCCGGCCGCCTTGGCGCGCTCGGCGACGAGCTCGCCGACCTTGCGCGACTTGGCGGTCTTGTCGCCGTCGAACGTGCGCATGTCGGCCTCGAGGGTCGACGCGGACGCGACGGTGTGACCACGGCTGTCATCGACGACCTGCACGAAGACGTGACGGGCCGAACGGGTGACGACCAGGCGCGGACGCAGCTCGGTGCCCTCGACCTTCTTGCGCAGGCGTGCGTGCCTGCGGCCGCGGGCGGCGGACTTGCTTTTTCCTCTAACTCCGAGAGCCATGATCACTTACCACTCTTTCCGGCCTTGCGGCGAACGTTCTCGCCGGCGTAGCGGACGCCCTTGCCCTTGTAGGGCTCGGGCTTGCGAATCTTGCGGATGTTGGCGGCCGTCTCGCCGACGAGCTGCTTGTCGATGCCGACGACGGTCATCTTGTTGACGCCCTCGACGGTGAAGCTGATGCCCGCGGGCGCCTCGACGTACACGGGGTGGGAGAAGCCGAGCGCGAACTCGACGCCCTTGTCCTTGAGCGCGACGCGGTAACCCGTGCCGACGATCTCGAGGCCCTTGGTGTAGCCGGTGGTGACGCCGACGATGTTGTTCGCGATGAGGCTGCGCGTGAGGCCGTGGAGCGAACGCGACTCGCGCTCGTCGTCGGGACGGGTGACGAGCACCTGTCCGTCCTGGACCTCGGCGCGGATGGGCTGCGCGATGGTGAGGCTCAGCTCGCCCTTCGGGCCCTTGACCGTGACGTGCTGGCCGTCCACGGCGACGTCGACCCCTGCGGGGACGTCGATGGGGAGTCTTCCGATGCGTGACATGGCGTTACCACACGTAGGCGAGGACTTCCCCACCCACGCCCTTCTTCGCAGCCTGGCGGTCCGTGAGGAGCCCCGAGGAGGTGGACAGGATGGCGACCCCGAGGCCGCCGAGGACCTGGGGGATCTCCGCGGACTTCGCGTACACGCGCAGTCCGGGCTTCGACACGCGCTTGATGCCCCGGATGGAGCGCTCGCGGTCGGGTCCGAACTTGAGGCTGAGCGTCAGCGTCTGTCCGACGCGGGCGTCCGCGACGTCCCAGCCGGCGATGAAGCCCTCGGACTTGAGGATGTCGGCGATGTGCGACTTGAGCTTGGAGTGCGGCATGGAGACCGTGTCGTGGTGCGCGGAGTTCGCGTTCCGGAGTCGGGTCAGCATGTCAGCGACCGGGTCGGTCATTGTCATATCTGGTGGTGCCTCTCTCGCCTGGTTTCGTTCATCCGGACACGGATGACGACCTGTGGTGGTGGCGGCGCCGGGCGGAGGTGCCCGGCGCCGATCGTGCGGTCGTGCTGGTCGTGCTGGTCGTGCGGGTGGAGCGTGTTACGGCGTGTTCTCGGGCGTCTGGAACGGGAAGCCGAGCGCCTTGAGCAGCGCGCGTCCCTCGTCGTCCGTCCGAGCGGTCGTGACGACCGTGATGTCCATGCCGCGGACCCGGTCGATGCGGTCCTGGTCGATCTCGTGGAACATGGACTGCTCGTTGAGACCGAACGTGTAGTTGCCGTTGCCGTCGAACTGCTTCGGGCTCAGCCCGCGGAAGTCGCGGATGCGGGGCAGGGCGAGGGACAGCAGGCGGTCGAGGAACTCCCACATGCGGTCGCCGCGCAGCGTCACGTGGGTGCCGATGGCCTGGCCCTCACGCAGCTTGAACTGGGCGATCGACTTGCGGGCCTTCGTGACCTGCGGCTTCTGGCCCGTGATCTTGGTGAGGTCGGCGACCGCGCCGTCGATGATCTTGCCGTCACGAGCGGCGTCGCCGACGCCCATGTTCACGACGATCTTCGTGAGCCCGGGCACCTGGTGCACGTTCGTGAAGCCGAGATCAGCGGTCAGCTGGCTGACGATCTCGGTGCGGTACTTCTGCTTCAGGCGCGGGAGCGTGGTGCCCTCGGCCGTGCCAGCGGTTGCGGTGTCGGTCATTGCTAGAGGTCCTTACCTGACTTCTTGGCGTAGCGGACGCGGACGGTCTTGGAGACCCCGTCCTTCTCGACCTGCTCGGTCCGGAAGCCGACTCGCGTGGGCTTCTTGGACTCGGGGTCGACGAGCGCGACGTTGGAGATGTGGATGGGCGCCTCGACGGTCTCGATGCCGCCGGTCTTGGAGCCGCGCTGCGTCTGGCCGACGCGGACGTGCTTCGTGACGAAGTTCACGCCCTCGACGACGACGCGGTTGCGCTCGACCAGGACGGACAGGACGCGGCCCTGCTTGCCCCGGTCGCCGCCCTTGGCCTGCGTGCGACCCGTGATGACCTGCACGAGGTCACCCTTCTTGATGTTCGCCATGACTAAATGACCTCCGGTGCCAGCGAGATGATCTTCATGAACTTCTTGTCCCGGAGCTCGCGGCCCACCGGTCCGAAGATGCGGGTGCCGCGGGGCTCCCCGTTGCTGTTCAGGATGACGGCGGCGTTCTCGTCGAACTTGATGTACGAGCCGTCGGGACGGCGCGTCTCCTTCTTGGTCCGGACGATGACGGCCTTGACGACCTCGCCCTTCTTGACGTTTCCGCCGGGGATCGCGTCCTTGACGGTCGCGACGATGACGTCACCGAGACCGGCGTAGCGGCGACCCGAGCCACCGAGCACGCGGATGGTCAAGATCTCCTTGGCACCCGTGTTGTCCGCGATCTTGAGGCGGGATTCCTGCTGAATCACTGTTGCTCCTTATCCAAGCAGCCGGGGCTACTTGGCCTTCTCGAGGATCTCGACCAGGCGCCAGCGCTTGGAGGCGCTGAGGGGACGGGTCTCGTTGATCAGGACCAGGTCGCCGATGCCGGCGGTGTTCGCCTCGTCGTGCGCCTTGACCTTGGAGGTGCGGCGGATGACCTTGCCGTACAGCGGGTGCTTCACGCGGTCCTCGACCTCGACGACGATGGTCTTGTCCATCTTGTCGCTGGTGACGTAGCCACGGCGGGACTTGCGGTAGCCGCGGTCGGCCGTCGCGGTGTCAGCCGTGTTCTTCTCTTCGGCGTTCGCCATGATCAAGCCTCCTCAGCCTTCTCGGTGACGGCGGCGTCGTCGGCCTTCGCGGCCTTCTTCGTCGCCTTCTTCTTCTCGGGCTTCTCGGGGACCTCGACGGGGGCGGGCGTGGCACGGATGCCCAGCTCGCGCTCGCGGATGACCGTGTAGATCCGAGCGATGTCGCGCTTGACCGCGCGGAGGCGGCCGTGGCTGTCGAGCTGACCGGTGGCCGACTGGAAGCGCAGGTTGAACAGCTCCTCCTTGGCCTTCTTCAGCTCTTCGACGAGTCGCTCGTCCTCGAAAGTGTCCAGCTCGACGGGGGCGAGCTCCTTGGAACCGATCGCCATTATGCGTCGCCTTCCTCGCGCTTGATGATGCGTGCCTTGAGGGGCAGCTTGTGGATGGCCCGGGTGAGCGCCGCACGCGCGGTCTCCTCGTCGACGCCGGAGAGCTCGAAGAGCACACGACCCGGCTTGACGTTCGCGACCCACCACTCGACCGAGCCCTTGCCGGAACCCATGCGGGTCTCGGCGGGCTTCTTGGTGAGCGGACGGTCCGGGAAGATGTTGATGTAGACGTTGCCGCCGCGCTTGACGTATCGCGTCATGGCGATTCGAGCGGACTCGATCTGGCGGTTCGTCACATAGGCGGGCGTGAGGGCCTGGATGCCGTACTCGCCGAACGAGACGACGGTGCCGCCGGTCGCGTGGCCGGTACGACCCGGGTGGTGCTGCTTGCGGTGCTTGACCTTGCGGGGGATCAACATGGTTACGCCTCAACTCCTGCTGCGGCGACCGGCGCTGCCTCGGCGGCCGGCGCGGTGCGCGGCGCGTTGGTGCGGCGATCTCCGGTTCGACCGTCGGAACGGTCGTTACGACGCTCCGGGCGCGACGACTTCTGGTTCGCCTGCTCCCGAGCGAGATCCTTGTTGGTGATGTCGCCCTTGTAGACCCAGACCTTCACGCCGATGCGGCCGAAGGACGTGCGGGCCTCGTAGAAGCCGTAGTCGATGTTCGCGCGGAGGGTGTGCAGGGGCACGCGGCCCTCGCGGTAGAACTCCGAGCGGCTCATCTCGGCGCCGCCGAGGCGGCCCGACACCTGGATGCGGACGCCCTTGGCGCCGGCGCGCTGCGCGCCCTGCAGGCCCTTGCGCATCGCGCGGCGGAACGCCACACGACCCGCGAGCTGCTCGGCGATGCCCTGGGCGACCAGCTGGGCCTCGGCCTCGGGGTTCTTCACCTCGAGGATGTTCAGCTGGATCTGCTTGCCCGTGAGCTTCTCGAGGTCGGCGCGGATGCGCTCGGCCTCGACGCCGCGGCGGCCGATGACGATGCCGGGACGCGCCGTGTAGATGTCCACGCGGACACGGTCACGGGTGCGCTCGATCTCGATGCGCGCCACACCGGCGCGGTCGAGGCTCGTCTTGAGCATGGTGCGGATGCGCACGTCCTCGGCGACGTAGTCGCTGTAACGCTGCCCCTTCTTCGTGCTGTCCGAGAACCAACGCGACACGTGGTCGGTCGTGATCCCGAGACGGAACCCGTACGGGTTGACCTTCTGTCCCATTACTTGCTCGCCTTCTTCGTGGTCGTCGCCACGTCCGCCTCATCCGGCGTCGCGAGGACGACCGTGATGTGGCTGGTGCGCTTGTTGATACGGAATGCGCGACCCTGTGCGCGCGGCTGGAACCGCTTGAGGGTGGTGCCCTCGTCCACGAACGCCTTGGCGATGTAGAGGTCCTGCTCCGCGAGGAAGCTGTTGGACGCGTCGGCCTTGACCCGCGCGTTCGCCATGGCCGAGGCCACCAGCTTGTAGATCGGCTCGCTCGCGCCCTGCGGCGCGAACTTCAGGATGGCCAGGGCCTCCTCGGCCTGCTTGCCACGGATCATGTCCACGACGCGACGGGCCTTCTGGGGGGTGACGCGGATGTGACGCACGCGTGCGATCGACTCCACCATTTCTCTCCTCCTTCTCGTCGCCGCGTTAGCGGCGACGACCCTTCTTGTCGTCCTTCACGTGGCCGCGGAAGGTGCGCGTGAGCGCGAACTCGCCGAGCTTGTGTCCGACCATGGACTCCGTGACGAACACGGGGACGTGCTTGCGACCGTCGTGCACCGCGATGGTGTGACCCAGCATCGCCGGGATGATCATCGAGCGGCGCGACCAGGTCTTGATCACGTTCTTGCTGCTGGCCTCGTTCGCCGAGATCACCTTGCGGAGCAGGTGGTCGTCGACGAAGGGGCCCTTCTTCAGACTGCGTGGCATCTTCTACAACTCCTACTTGCGCTTCTTGCCGGCGTTGCGGCGGCGAACGATGAGCTTGTCGCTGGGCTTGTTGATGTGGCGCGTGCGGCCTTCCTTCTGGCCCCACGGGCTGACCGGGTGGCGACCACCGGAGGTCTTGCCCTCACCACCACCGTGCGGGTGGTCGACCGGGTTCATGGCGACACCACGGACGGTCGGGCGGACGCCCTTCCAGCGCATGCGGCCGGCCTTGCCCCAGTTGATGTTCGACTGCTCGGCGTTGCCGACCTCGCCGATGGTCGCGCGGCAGCGCGCATCGACGTTGCGGATCTCGCCGGAGGGCAGGCGCAGCTGTGCGTAGGGGCCGTCCTTCGCCACCAGGCGCACGGAGGCGCCGGCGGAGCGGGCCATCTTCGCGCCGCCGCCGGGTCGGAGCTCGATGGCGTGGATGACGGTACCCGTCGGGATGTTGCGCAGCGGCAGGTTGTTGCCGGGCTTGATGTCGGCCTGGGCGCCCGACTCGATCTTGTCGCCCTGCTTCAGCTTGTTCGGCGCGAGGATGTAGCGCTTCGTGCCGTCGATGAAGTGCAGGAGCGCGATGCGCGCCGTGCGGTTGGGGTCGTACTCGATGTGGGCGACGGTCGCGATGACGCCGTCCTTGTCGTTGCGCTTGAAGTCGATCACGCGGTACTGGCGCTTGTGGCCACCACCGATGTGACGGGTCGTGATCCGACCCTGGTTGTTGCGGCCACCGGTCTTGGAGAGCGGGCGGAGCAGCGACTTCTCGGGCGTCGAGCGCGTGATCTCCACGAAGTCGGCGACGGACGAACCGCGACGACCCGGGGTCGTGGGCTTGTACTTGCGAATAGCCATTGGTGTTTTCCTAGTCCCGGTCTCAGCCGACAGTCGTGAAGATGTCGATGGAGCCCGACTTGAGGGAGACGATGGCGCGCTTGGTGTCCTTGCGCTTGCCCATCCCGAACTTGGTCCGGCGGGTCTTGCCCTGCTTGTTGAGCGTGTTGACCGACGCGACCTGCACGCCGAAGATCTTCTCGATCGCGAGCTTGATCTCGGTCTTGTTCGAACGGGGGTCCACGATGAACGTGTACTTGCCCTGGTCGATCAGGCCGTAGCTCTTCTCGGAGACGACCGGCGCGATGATGATGTCGCGGGGATCCTTCTGGGTGGCGCTCATGCGGCAACCTCTTCCTTGGCCGTCTTCGACTCGACGAACGCGTCGAACGCGCCCTTCGTGAAGACGATGTCGTCGCTCACGAGCACGTCGTACGCGTTGAGCTGGTCGTAGGACAGCACGTGGACCGTCGGGATGTTGCGCACGCTGCGGAGGCTGACCTCGTCGGTGCGCTCCAGGACGATGAGGACGTGCTTGCTCGTGGCGATGCCCTCGAGCAACGCGACCACGGTCTTCGTCGAGGGGACGTCTCCGGCGGAGAGGCTCTCGATGACGTGGAGGCGGGCGCCGCGCGCGCGGTCGGAGAGGGCGCCGAGCAGAGCCGCGGCGATCATCTTCTTGGGGGTGCGCTGCGAGTAGCTGCGGGGCGTGGGCCCGTGGACGATGCCACCGCCGGTCATCTGGGGGGCGCGGATCGAGCCCTGACGAGCGCGACCGGTTCCCTTCTGCTTGAACGGCTTGCGGCCGGCGCCGGAGACCTCGCCGCGACCCTTGGTCTTGTGCGTCCCCTGGCGCGCCGCGGCGAGCTGGGCGACGACGACCTGGTGGATGAGCGGGACGTTGGTCTGCACGTCGAACAGCGACGCGGGCAGGTCGACGGAGCCGGTGACTGCACCGGTCGCGTCGAGGACGTCGAGCTGGGTGTCGGTAGCCATGACTACTTCCCCTTCACTGCGTTGCGGACGAAGACGATGCGGCCACGCGCGCCGGGCACTGCGCCCTTGACGAGCAGGAGGCCCTTCTCGGCGTCCACGCTGTGGACGACGAGGTTCAGCACGGTGACGCGCTCGCCGCCCATGCGACCGGCCATGCGCATGCCCTTGAAGACACGGCTGGGGGTCGAGGAGGCGCCGATGGAGCCGGGCTTGCGGTGGTTGCGGTGCGAACCGTGCGAAGCGGAGACGCCCTTGAAGTTGTGGCGCTTCATGACGCCGGCGAAGCCCTTGCCCTTGCTGGTGCCGACGACGTCGACCTTGGTGCCGGGCTCGAACGCGCCGACGGTGATCTCCTGGCCGAGCGTGTACTCGGCGAAGTCGGCCGTGCGGACCTCGGTGAGGTGGCGGCGCGGCGTGACGCCGGCCTTGTCGAAGTGGCCGGTGCTCGGCTTGTCGGCCTTGCGGGGGTCGATCTGGCCGTAGGCGATCTGGATGGCGCCGTAGCCGTCGACCTCGGGCGTGCGCACCTGGGTGACGACGTTCGGGGTGATCTGCACGACGGTCACGGGGATGAGCTTGTTGTTCTCGTCCCACACCTGCGTCATGCCCAGCTTCGTGCCGAGCAGACCGGTGAAAGTCCTGTTAGCGGTAGACATGGGTTCCCTTAGAGCTTGATCTCGATGTTGACGTCGGCCGGGAGGTCGAGTCGCATGAGCGAGTCGACCGCCTTCGGCGTCGGGTCGACGATGTCGATCAGACGCTTGTGCGTGCGCATCTCGAAGTGCTCGCGGCTGTCCTTGTACTTGTGGGGGGAACGGATCACGCAGATCACGTTCTTCTCCGTGGGCAGCGGCACCGGGCCGACGACCGTGGCGCCCGCGCGGGTCACCGTGTCGACGATCTTCCGGGCCGAGGAGTCGATGACCGAGTGGTCGTACGACTTAAGTCGGATGCGGATCTTCTGTCCCGCCATGTGTGACTCTCTCTCTTTCGTGCGTCATGCGGCCTCGGACCGTATTGGACGCGTGTGTCCCTCGCTCGGACGGTCGCGCCTCCTGGCGCGCCCGATCCGTCGTGCACCCGGGCGCGCATCGTGGGACGCGGCCTCGGGCAGCTCGTGCACCCGCCCGCATGCGGGCGCGGACGAGCGGTGCTCATCCTGTGGGTGTCGTGTGCTTCTGCTCTGCTGCCCGCGGCCTAACCTGCTCCGGGAGCGACGAGCGCTCCGGGCGGCTATGCACTGCCTGGCAGTGATCCGGTGTCTCGCGCGCAGGGCGGCGTGCACCGGAATGTTGAACTAGACGAGTTTGTCATAGTCCGGCCATGCGTGCAACCCGGGCGTGTCGCGCCCACTCCCCCGTGTTTCCGGGGCTCTCGGCGCCTCGCGCGGAGGGCGCGGAGCTGGCGCTGCGGTCACCGGAACAGCAGGTTCCTCAGCTCCGTCTCGCCCGAGGCCAGGCGCTGCGGGTCGATCGTGCGGCCGTGCACGTACTCGTCGACCAGCCGCGGATCCACGTAGCTGTTCTTCGCGACGGTCGGGGTGTTGCTGAGCACCTCGGCGGCGTCGCGGTACGCCTGCGCGAGCGCCCGCTGCCGCTTGCCCTTCGTCGCCTCGGGGCCGTGCTTCGCCAGGCTGATCGCCGCGGCGACCGTGCCGTGCAGCGTCCGGAAGTCCTTCGCGGTGAAGTCGCCGCCCGTGCGCTCGCGCACGTAGTCGTTGATGTCGGCCGCGCCGAGCGGGTGCCACTCGCCGCCGTCCTCGTAGGCCAGCAGCCGTGCGTTCGGACCGCGTTCCTGCAGACCGCCGACGACCTGCACGAGGTCGTGGTCGCGGATGTCGCTCGACCACTCCTGCCCGCTCTTCGCCGGGAACTCGAGGTGCACGGTGTCCTCGTGCACGGTGACGTGCGAGCACAGCAGCGTCGACAGGCCGTGGCTGCCGTTCGACTCCGTGTAGCGCTCGCTGCCGACGCGCAGGCTGCCCGTGTCCAGCATCCGGAAGCCGGCAGCCAGCGCGCGCTCGCGCGTGAAGCCGTCCTGGCGGAGGTGCATCGTCACCTGACGACGCGCGGCCGGGAGCGACTCGGCCAGCTGCAGCGAGCGGTCGAACTTGATCCGGTCCTTCTGCTCGCGCCAGGTCGGGTGGTAGATGTACTGCCGGCGGCCGGCGCTGTCCATGCCCGTCGCCTGCACGTGCCCGTTCTCGTAGGGCGCGATCCAGACGTCGGTCCAGGCCGGCGGGATGCCGAGGTGGTCCATGCGCGCGCGGAGCGCCTTGTCGGTGACGCGGTTCCCGTCGGCGTCGAGGTAGGTCCAGCCCTTCCCCGCCCTCTTGCGCGTGTAGCCCTTGCCGGTGGCGTCGCTGCGCCGGAGTCTGACCATTGGTAGAACCTACGCGCACCATCGCCATTGGTTAGGGCACGATGCGACAGCTCCCGGCCAGCTGTGACACCTCATGGCGCGTTAACGGCCGACAGGGCCGGGCCATGACGGCCCGACCCTGTCGGAGGTGGTGCTGGTGGAGCTGGAGCTGGAGCTACTTGACGATCTTCGTGACCGTGCCGGCGCCGACGGTGCGGCCACCCTCACGGATGGCGAAGCCGAGGCCCTCCTCCATGGCGATCGGCTGGATCAGCGCGACGTTCATGTCGGTGGTGTCGCCGGGCATGACCATCTCGGTGCCCTCGGGCAGCGTGATGACGCCGGTGACGTCGGTGGTGCGGAAGTAGAACTGCGGACGGTAGTTCGCGTAGAACGGGTTGTGACGCCCGCCCTCCTCCTTGGAGAGGATGTACGCGGTGCCCTCGAAGTCCGTGTGCGGCGTGACCGAACCCGGCTTGACGATGACCTGGCCGCGCTCGACGTCCTCGCGCTTGGTGCCACGGAGCAGGAGCCCGCAGTTCTCGCCGGCCCAGGCCTCGTCGAGCTGCTTGTGGAACATCTCGATGCCCGTGACGGTGGTCTTGACGGTGGGACGGATGCCCACGATCTCGACGTCCGAGTTGATGGCGAGGGTGCCGCGCTCGGCGCGACC encodes:
- a CDS encoding DNA topoisomerase IB, encoding MVRLRRSDATGKGYTRKRAGKGWTYLDADGNRVTDKALRARMDHLGIPPAWTDVWIAPYENGHVQATGMDSAGRRQYIYHPTWREQKDRIKFDRSLQLAESLPAARRQVTMHLRQDGFTRERALAAGFRMLDTGSLRVGSERYTESNGSHGLSTLLCSHVTVHEDTVHLEFPAKSGQEWSSDIRDHDLVQVVGGLQERGPNARLLAYEDGGEWHPLGAADINDYVRERTGGDFTAKDFRTLHGTVAAAISLAKHGPEATKGKRQRALAQAYRDAAEVLSNTPTVAKNSYVDPRLVDEYVHGRTIDPQRLASGETELRNLLFR